Proteins from a genomic interval of Uloborus diversus isolate 005 chromosome 4, Udiv.v.3.1, whole genome shotgun sequence:
- the LOC129221497 gene encoding adult-specific rigid cuticular protein 15.7-like produces the protein MIAKVTILFAALAAAHAGAILHGHAISTGVSASARSQDAHGNYAFGYDIKDGHGATNSRYEVGDGHGNVKGSYTLADIDGRARKVEYAADGHGFRAVVKTNEPGTAASAPAAALIASPYAGPVAPVVDHVAPTAAVVGHGLAAPIAHGGAWGYGLGHTGVLGHGLAHGGHLGHGLAHGGLVGHGLAHGGLVGHGLAHGGLLGHGLWH, from the exons ATGATTGCTAAG gTCACCATTTTGTTCGCTGCTTTGGCAGCTGCCCATGCCGGTGCCATCTTGCACGGACATGCCATCAGCACTGGAGTGAGTGCCAGCGCACGCAGTCAAGAT GCTCACGGTAACTACGCCTTCGGTTatgacatcaaggacggtcacgGTGCCACCAACTCCCGATATGAAGTCGGAGACGGACACGGCAACGTGAAGGGATCCTACACCTTGGCCGACATTGACGGACGGGCCAGGAAGGTCGAATACGCCGCCGACGGACACGGATTCAGAGCCGTCGTCAAGACCAACGAGCCCGGAACCGCCGCCAGCGCCCCCGCCGCCGCCCTCATCGCCAGCCCCTACGCCGGACCGGTCGCCCCCGTCGTAGACCACGTGGCCCCCACAGCCGCCGTCGTAGGACACGGCCTCGCCGCCCCCATCGCCCACGGAGGAGCTTGGGGCTACGGACTCGGACACACCGGTGTCTTGGGACACGGTCTCGCCCATGGTGGTCATTTGGGACACGGTCTTGCCCACGGAGGACTCGTAGGACATGGACTCGCCCACGGAGGACTCGTAGGACACGGACTCGCCCACGGCGGTCTGTTGGGACATGGATTGTGGCActaa
- the LOC129221496 gene encoding adult-specific rigid cuticular protein 15.7-like — MIAKVTILFAALAVAQAGVLLHGHAISTGVSASARSQDAHGNYAFGYDIKDGHGATNSRSEVGDGHGNVKGSYTLADIDGRARKVEYAADGHGFRAVVKTNEPGTAASAPAAALIASPYAGPVAPVVDHVAPAAAVVGHALAAPIAHGGAWGYGIGHAGVLGHGLAHGGLLGHGLAHGGLVGHGLAHGGLVGHGLAHGGLLGHGLWH; from the exons GTCACcattttgtttgctgctttggcAGTTGCCCAAGCCGGTGTCCTGTTGCACGGACATGCCATCAGCACTGGAGTGAGCGCCAGCGCACGCAGCCAGGAT GCTCACGGTAACTACGCTTTCGGCTatgacatcaaggacggtcatgGTGCCACCAACTCCCGATCTGAAGTCGGAGACGGACACGGCAACGTGAAGGGATCCTACACCTTGGCCGACATTGACGGACGGGCCAGGAAGGTCGAATACGCCGCCGACGGACACGGATTCAGAGCCGTCGTCAAGACCAACGAGCCCGGTACCGCCGCCAGCGCCCCCGCCGCCGCCCTCATCGCCAGCCCCTACGCCGGACCCGTCGCCCCCGTCGTAGACCACGTGGCCCCCGCAGCCGCCGTCGTAGGACATGCCCTCGCCGCCCCCATCGCCCACGGAGGAGCTTGGGGCTACGGAATCGGACACGCCGGTGTCTTGGGACACGGTCTTGCCCACGGTGGTCTTTTGGGACACGGTCTCGCCCACGGAGGACTCGTAGGACATGGACTCGCCCACGGCGGTCTTGTAGGACATGGGCTCGCTCATGGCGGTCTGTTGGGACATGGATTGTGGCACTAA